A single region of the Gammaproteobacteria bacterium genome encodes:
- a CDS encoding NAD-glutamate dehydrogenase, which produces MRERSPEDETQQHLEFVLAQLDALAAAEVEPQEQARFLPFLRHYYEIASLDGLRARTPEDLFQVARQHFELARERAQGQLKVVVRPPLEPGAAGSRGFATLDSVVDDMPFLVDTVTMAIHDAGSAIDWSDHPLMRVRRDAQGTLQQAMALGADESTAQRESLIHIEFEALADEADYAELQHTVERLLADLRVVIDDFPAIRSQLSEVVSQLDQVPHGADPEEYSEAQAFLRWLDDGRFTFLGYVRSLAEVDESGAVSLRTVPENGLGLSRQNGRFADVEKFIAPQDELNRHIQHSGRLIVVTKANTRSPIHHPQVMDSISVKQFAADGTVQGTHRFVGLFSTEAYYSRPRYIPLIRRKAAYVMQRAGVPEDSHSGKHLRDILHQLPRDELLQSSEDELFDICMGIRALHDRLQLKLFMRRDRYGRFYSCLVYLPRDRYSREIRERIGTELMEICNGLSLERNVDFMRGGLARIHYTVRTPPGTRIPLSAEDVQTRLLKATRSWRDELRDVLMRVPSDAVRHSAERFADAFPLYYTELTTPLEAAADIQYLSQLSEQAPVLPRLMIDTGGGAAQAVGLKLYSWARPIELSDVLPTLENFGLRVIRQEPTEIDPRGGTPCWIQEFDIRVLAPSELSAEQQKSAFESAFSKCWSGETENDGLNRLVLFAGLEWRQVVCVRTLLKYLIQTGLPYSQDYMERLLSDHAPITRQLVRLFETRFDPQMAAGAREAEVAAVDEDLQQRLDQVATLDGDRVLRAFLATIKAVLRTNYYQPRADGGSKSYISIKLDPSRVPELPQPLPMFEIFVYAPEVEGIHLRGGKVARGGLRWSDRRQDFRTEVLGLMKAQMVKNAVIVPVGAKGGFVVKRGDASNREAWLKAGVECYKTFIRGLLDITDNRVADDIVPPADVLRYDEDDPYLVVAADKGTATFSDTANGISAEYGFWMGDAFASGGSAGYDHKKMGITARGAWESVKRHFRELGKDIQNEEFTVVGVGDMSGDVFGNGMLLSRHIRLIAAFDHRHIFIDPNPDAATSYAERERMFALPRSSWDDYDRTLLSEGGGIWPRSAKQIKVSTQVQEALGLSQDSYAPNELLRAILKAPVDLLWNGGIGTYVKSRYQSNAEVGDRANDMIRVNGAELRCKVVGEGGNLGLTQLGRVEYALAGGRINTDAIDNSGGVHSSDREVNIKIPLNRLMNETGFSVEERNPLLVSMTEDVARAVLADSYVQSLALSLLEHEAASRLDEHANLIRTLEKDGLLARAVEYLPDDEGLKERRARNLGLSRPELAVLLSYAKISLFGALDASEVPDDPFFTRDLLAYFAPVLVQRYGERLQRHRLKREIIATILSNAIVNRMGFAYAHRFADDQGVSRAEVVKAYAMAHEVFDGDSYWLPIQALDNQIDAQLQLRLYSRASGLMKHATNWLVNHRWPSKPIAEAVDFFEQPIKEIAGLLPECLPGSYREEWQRAQAAMIAEGVPEDVATTLANTLALGSAPDIVELAAVAGVPVAQATAAYFLVGERLRVLWLLGAVNGLVVRGRWQALARTTLRDDIYRLHRSVVADVLAQSGGSPQARFESWLKANETRVQFCEQRMVALQASGTQDFMTLAVGVRELRKLHTA; this is translated from the coding sequence ATGCGCGAGCGCTCCCCCGAAGACGAAACGCAACAGCATCTGGAATTCGTACTGGCCCAACTGGACGCCCTGGCGGCCGCCGAAGTTGAGCCACAAGAGCAGGCCCGGTTCCTGCCGTTCCTGCGGCATTACTACGAAATCGCCTCGCTGGACGGTCTCAGGGCTCGCACGCCGGAGGACTTGTTCCAGGTGGCGCGTCAGCATTTCGAGTTGGCGCGCGAGCGCGCCCAGGGGCAGCTCAAGGTGGTGGTGCGTCCGCCGCTGGAACCGGGCGCAGCGGGCAGTCGCGGCTTCGCGACGCTCGATTCGGTGGTCGATGACATGCCGTTTCTGGTCGACACCGTGACCATGGCGATCCACGACGCCGGCAGCGCGATCGATTGGTCCGACCATCCCTTGATGCGGGTTCGGCGCGATGCGCAAGGCACGCTGCAGCAGGCGATGGCGCTGGGCGCGGATGAGAGCACGGCCCAGCGCGAATCGCTGATACACATCGAATTTGAGGCGCTGGCGGACGAAGCCGACTACGCCGAGCTTCAGCACACGGTGGAACGCCTGCTGGCGGACCTGCGCGTCGTCATCGACGACTTCCCGGCGATCCGGTCGCAGCTGAGCGAAGTGGTGAGCCAGCTCGATCAGGTTCCGCACGGTGCCGATCCGGAAGAATACAGCGAGGCCCAGGCCTTCCTGCGTTGGCTGGACGACGGCCGCTTCACGTTTCTCGGCTATGTTCGCAGTCTCGCCGAGGTCGACGAATCCGGCGCCGTGTCCTTGCGCACGGTTCCCGAGAACGGGCTCGGCCTGTCACGCCAGAACGGGCGTTTCGCGGATGTCGAGAAATTCATCGCGCCGCAGGATGAGCTGAATCGCCACATTCAGCACTCCGGGCGGCTGATCGTGGTGACCAAGGCCAACACGCGTTCCCCGATCCACCATCCCCAGGTCATGGATTCGATTTCGGTGAAGCAGTTCGCAGCCGACGGTACGGTTCAGGGTACGCATCGCTTCGTCGGGCTGTTCTCCACCGAGGCCTACTACAGTCGCCCGCGCTACATCCCGCTGATCCGGCGCAAGGCCGCCTACGTGATGCAGCGCGCAGGCGTGCCCGAGGATTCGCACTCCGGCAAGCATTTGCGCGACATTCTTCACCAGTTGCCGCGTGACGAGTTGCTGCAGTCCAGCGAGGACGAGCTGTTCGACATTTGCATGGGCATTCGCGCCCTGCACGACAGGCTGCAACTCAAGCTGTTCATGCGTCGCGATCGTTACGGGCGCTTCTATTCCTGTTTGGTGTACCTGCCGCGCGATCGTTACAGCCGCGAGATTCGTGAACGTATCGGCACGGAACTGATGGAAATCTGCAACGGGCTCTCGCTGGAGCGCAATGTCGACTTCATGCGCGGCGGTCTGGCACGAATTCACTACACCGTACGCACGCCGCCGGGCACCCGCATTCCGCTATCGGCCGAGGATGTGCAGACGCGCCTGCTCAAGGCCACGCGCAGCTGGCGTGACGAATTGCGCGACGTGCTGATGCGCGTGCCCAGCGATGCCGTACGACATTCCGCCGAACGCTTCGCCGATGCGTTCCCGCTGTACTACACCGAGTTGACCACGCCGCTGGAAGCGGCCGCAGACATTCAGTATCTATCGCAGCTGTCCGAACAGGCGCCGGTGCTGCCACGGCTGATGATCGACACTGGCGGGGGGGCGGCCCAAGCAGTGGGGCTCAAGCTGTACTCCTGGGCGCGACCGATCGAGCTGTCCGACGTGTTGCCGACGCTGGAGAACTTCGGTCTGCGCGTGATCCGTCAGGAGCCGACCGAGATCGATCCGCGCGGCGGCACTCCCTGCTGGATCCAGGAGTTCGACATCCGCGTGCTCGCTCCCAGCGAGCTTTCGGCCGAGCAGCAGAAGTCCGCCTTCGAGTCGGCGTTCAGCAAATGCTGGAGCGGTGAGACCGAGAACGACGGGCTCAACCGCCTGGTGTTGTTCGCGGGTTTGGAATGGCGCCAGGTGGTGTGCGTGCGCACGCTGCTGAAATACCTGATCCAGACCGGCCTGCCGTACAGCCAGGACTACATGGAACGCCTGCTGTCCGATCACGCGCCGATCACGCGCCAGCTGGTGCGCCTGTTCGAGACGCGCTTCGATCCGCAGATGGCAGCCGGCGCGCGCGAGGCCGAGGTCGCCGCCGTCGATGAGGATCTGCAGCAGCGCCTCGATCAGGTCGCGACGCTCGATGGCGATCGCGTGCTGCGCGCCTTTCTCGCCACGATCAAGGCGGTGCTGCGCACCAACTACTACCAGCCGCGCGCAGACGGTGGCAGCAAGTCCTACATCAGCATCAAGCTCGATCCCTCGCGCGTGCCGGAACTGCCGCAGCCGCTGCCGATGTTCGAAATCTTCGTCTATGCGCCGGAGGTGGAAGGCATCCACCTGCGCGGCGGCAAGGTCGCGCGCGGCGGCCTGCGCTGGTCCGACCGTCGCCAGGATTTCCGCACCGAGGTGCTGGGTCTGATGAAGGCGCAGATGGTCAAGAACGCGGTGATCGTGCCGGTCGGCGCCAAGGGCGGCTTCGTGGTCAAGCGTGGCGACGCCTCCAACCGAGAGGCCTGGCTCAAGGCCGGCGTCGAGTGCTACAAGACCTTCATCCGCGGATTGCTGGACATCACCGACAACCGCGTCGCGGATGACATCGTGCCGCCGGCCGACGTGCTGCGCTATGACGAGGACGATCCCTACCTGGTGGTCGCGGCCGACAAGGGCACGGCCACGTTTTCGGACACCGCCAACGGCATCTCCGCCGAATACGGTTTCTGGATGGGCGACGCCTTCGCCTCCGGCGGCTCGGCCGGTTACGACCACAAGAAGATGGGCATCACCGCGCGTGGCGCCTGGGAGTCGGTCAAACGTCATTTCCGGGAACTCGGCAAGGACATCCAGAACGAGGAATTCACGGTCGTCGGCGTCGGCGACATGTCCGGTGACGTGTTCGGCAACGGCATGTTGCTGTCGCGCCACATCCGTCTGATCGCGGCCTTCGATCACCGCCACATCTTCATCGATCCGAATCCCGACGCCGCCACCAGCTATGCCGAACGCGAGCGCATGTTCGCGCTGCCACGGTCGTCCTGGGACGACTATGACCGCACGCTGCTGTCCGAAGGCGGCGGCATCTGGCCACGCAGTGCCAAGCAGATCAAGGTGTCCACTCAGGTGCAGGAAGCGCTGGGCCTGAGCCAGGACAGCTATGCGCCCAACGAGCTGCTGCGCGCGATCCTCAAGGCGCCGGTGGACCTGCTGTGGAATGGGGGTATCGGCACCTACGTCAAGAGCCGCTACCAGTCCAATGCCGAGGTTGGCGACCGCGCCAACGACATGATTCGCGTCAACGGCGCGGAGCTGCGCTGCAAGGTGGTCGGCGAGGGCGGTAACCTCGGTCTGACCCAGCTCGGACGCGTCGAATACGCGCTGGCCGGTGGCCGCATCAACACCGACGCGATCGACAACAGCGGTGGTGTGCACTCGTCCGATCGCGAGGTCAACATCAAGATCCCGCTGAACCGACTGATGAACGAGACCGGCTTCAGCGTCGAGGAACGCAATCCGCTGCTGGTATCGATGACCGAGGATGTCGCGCGCGCGGTGCTGGCCGACAGCTATGTGCAGAGCCTTGCGCTGAGCCTGCTTGAACACGAGGCGGCGAGTCGTCTCGACGAACACGCCAATCTGATTCGCACGCTGGAGAAGGACGGCCTGCTGGCGCGCGCCGTTGAATACCTGCCCGACGACGAAGGACTCAAGGAACGCCGCGCGCGCAACCTGGGCCTGTCGCGGCCGGAGCTGGCGGTGCTGCTGTCCTACGCCAAGATTTCGCTGTTCGGCGCGCTGGACGCATCCGAGGTGCCGGACGACCCGTTCTTCACGCGGGATCTGCTGGCCTACTTCGCGCCGGTACTGGTGCAGCGCTACGGCGAGCGGCTGCAACGCCATCGCCTCAAGCGCGAAATCATTGCCACGATTCTGTCCAATGCCATCGTCAACCGTATGGGCTTCGCCTACGCGCACCGGTTCGCGGACGATCAGGGCGTTTCGCGCGCGGAAGTCGTCAAGGCCTATGCGATGGCGCATGAAGTCTTCGACGGCGACAGTTACTGGCTGCCGATTCAGGCGCTGGACAACCAGATCGATGCGCAACTGCAACTGCGCCTGTATTCGCGCGCCAGCGGCCTGATGAAACACGCCACCAATTGGTTGGTGAACCATCGCTGGCCGAGCAAGCCGATCGCCGAAGCCGTGGACTTCTTCGAGCAGCCGATCAAGGAGATCGCCGGTCTGTTGCCGGAATGTCTGCCCGGTTCCTATCGCGAGGAGTGGCAGCGAGCCCAGGCGGCGATGATCGCCGAAGGCGTGCCCGAGGACGTGGCGACCACGCTGGCCAACACGCTGGCCTTGGGCAGTGCCCCTGATATCGTCGAACTCGCGGCCGTTGCCGGGGTACCGGTGGCGCAGGCGACCGCCGCCTACTTCCTGGTGGGCGAGCGCCTGCGCGTGTTGTGGCTGCTGGGTGCGGTCAACGGCCTGGTGGTGCGCGGGCGCTGGCAGGCGCTGGCGCGCACCACATTGCGTGACGACATCTATCGCCTGCATCGCTCGGTGGTGGCGGATGTTCTCGCACAGTCGGGCGGGTCGCCGCAGGCACGCTTCGAGTCCTGGCTGAAGGCCAACGAAACCCGCGTGCAGTTCTGCGAGCAGCGCATGGTGGCGCTGCAGGCCAGCGGCACGCAGGATTTCATGACGCTGGCGGTGGGTGTGCGCGAACTGCGCAAATTGCATACGGCTTGA
- a CDS encoding NAD(P)/FAD-dependent oxidoreductase, whose protein sequence is MRIAIIGGGFGGIGAAIKLREAGYDAITIFEKASDVGGCWRDNSYPGAACDVPSHVYSFSFEPRHDWSRKYAPQAEIYGYLQHCVDKYGLRRHFRFGTEIESARFDESRALWCLQTAAGESVEAEVLITACGQLNRPATPRLPGIERFGGEVFHSAQWRHDLDLSGRRVAVVGTGASAIQFVPRLATKVASLSLFQRSAPYIIPKPDRRYSRREQNLYRRFPWLQRLSRAWQYCRYEARVLAFARILPLMPLVRVGFERHLKRQVADPELRKKLRPDYPIGCKRILISNDYYPAIASDRVELVTEPIRGITETAVVTQDGRTHEVDTLIYGTGFAATEFLAPMKIEGLGGHDLNVAWRDGAEAYLGISVSGFPNLFMLYGPNTNLGHNSIVYMIESQLRFVLQAIGRLRTGENRSLDVRADRQSRFNERLQQRMRRTVWAQGCDSWYQTATGRHTNNWPGFTFVYRHRTAKFDASAYRDPLGTAP, encoded by the coding sequence ATGCGGATCGCGATCATCGGCGGAGGCTTCGGCGGCATCGGCGCAGCGATCAAGCTTCGCGAGGCAGGCTATGACGCCATCACGATCTTCGAGAAGGCGTCGGACGTCGGCGGTTGCTGGCGCGACAATTCCTATCCCGGTGCGGCTTGCGACGTGCCGTCCCATGTGTACTCGTTCTCGTTCGAACCCAGGCACGACTGGTCGCGCAAGTACGCGCCGCAGGCGGAGATTTACGGCTACTTGCAGCATTGCGTGGACAAGTACGGGCTGCGCCGCCACTTCCGCTTCGGTACCGAAATCGAGTCGGCGCGCTTCGACGAGTCGCGGGCACTGTGGTGCCTGCAGACGGCTGCCGGAGAGTCCGTCGAGGCCGAGGTGCTGATCACCGCCTGCGGTCAGTTGAATCGGCCGGCGACGCCACGGCTGCCGGGCATCGAGCGATTCGGCGGCGAGGTGTTCCATTCCGCGCAATGGAGACACGATCTGGACCTGTCGGGGCGGCGCGTCGCTGTCGTCGGCACCGGTGCCAGCGCGATCCAGTTCGTGCCGCGTCTCGCCACCAAGGTGGCGTCCTTGAGCCTGTTCCAGCGTTCCGCACCGTACATCATCCCCAAGCCGGACCGGCGCTACTCGCGCCGGGAGCAGAACCTGTACCGGCGCTTTCCGTGGTTGCAGAGGCTCAGCCGTGCCTGGCAGTACTGCAGGTACGAGGCGCGCGTGCTCGCCTTCGCTCGCATCCTGCCGCTGATGCCGCTGGTGCGCGTCGGGTTCGAGCGGCACCTGAAGCGTCAAGTCGCCGACCCGGAACTGCGCAAGAAGTTGAGGCCGGACTATCCGATCGGCTGCAAGCGCATTCTGATCTCGAACGACTACTATCCGGCCATCGCGAGCGACCGGGTCGAGCTGGTGACCGAGCCGATCCGTGGAATCACCGAAACGGCCGTCGTCACGCAGGACGGACGCACGCACGAGGTCGATACGCTGATCTACGGCACCGGCTTTGCAGCCACCGAATTTCTGGCGCCGATGAAGATCGAGGGGCTGGGCGGCCACGATCTGAATGTGGCCTGGCGTGACGGAGCCGAGGCCTATCTCGGCATCAGCGTCAGCGGCTTTCCGAACCTGTTCATGCTGTACGGCCCCAATACCAACCTCGGCCACAATTCCATCGTCTACATGATCGAGAGCCAGCTACGTTTCGTGCTGCAGGCCATCGGACGACTGCGGACCGGCGAGAACCGCAGCCTGGATGTGCGCGCCGATCGGCAGTCGCGGTTCAACGAACGCCTGCAACAACGCATGCGGCGCACGGTCTGGGCCCAGGGCTGCGATAGCTGGTACCAGACCGCCACTGGACGTCACACCAACAATTGGCCGGGCTTCACCTTTGTCTACCGGCACCGCACGGCGAAGTTCGATGCCTCCGCCTACCGTGATCCACTGGGCACGGCGCCGTGA
- a CDS encoding AraC family transcriptional regulator: protein MPVWTTRRSAISARLLTELAVEHGLPRREILRGTGITEAELDDPGAEIDAAQELALVARLVECLGHVPGLGLQAGSRYRLTSYGIWGFAMMSSATLRSAIAHGLRYLDLTYAFNELHVEEGDREAALVLDDRAIPPALRVFLVERDAAAIHVIASELLNEPLPLLGIDLRYPAPAHAHLYEAMAGVCPRFGAADNRIRIDASILDRALIQADAPTARLCREQCDSLLRQRHGESGFSARVHRLLRQHGETPPSLELAARQLRCSARTLRRRLAEEGSSYRQLVAALRREHAERLLDCRELSVEQIAAQLGYAESASFIHAYKRWRGVTPHAARSAR from the coding sequence ATGCCGGTCTGGACCACACGACGAAGCGCCATCAGCGCGCGCCTGCTGACCGAACTCGCGGTCGAGCACGGGTTGCCGCGCCGCGAAATCCTGCGCGGAACCGGAATCACCGAAGCAGAGCTTGACGATCCCGGCGCCGAAATCGATGCCGCGCAGGAGCTGGCGCTGGTGGCGCGGCTGGTGGAATGCCTGGGCCATGTGCCCGGCCTCGGGCTTCAGGCAGGCTCGCGCTACCGGCTCACCAGCTATGGCATCTGGGGCTTCGCGATGATGAGCAGCGCAACACTGCGCAGCGCGATCGCGCACGGATTGCGCTATCTGGACCTGACCTATGCGTTCAACGAACTGCACGTGGAGGAAGGCGACCGCGAGGCCGCCCTGGTGCTCGACGACCGCGCGATTCCGCCGGCGCTGCGAGTGTTTCTGGTGGAACGTGACGCCGCCGCGATCCATGTGATCGCCAGCGAGCTGTTGAATGAGCCGCTGCCCCTGCTCGGAATCGACCTGCGCTATCCGGCCCCGGCGCACGCGCATCTGTACGAAGCCATGGCTGGTGTGTGTCCGCGTTTCGGGGCGGCGGACAACCGCATCCGTATCGACGCTTCGATTCTCGACCGGGCGCTGATACAGGCGGACGCCCCCACCGCACGACTTTGCCGCGAGCAATGCGACAGCCTGCTGCGACAGCGTCACGGCGAAAGCGGTTTCAGTGCGCGCGTGCACCGGCTGCTGCGCCAGCATGGCGAGACACCGCCGAGCCTGGAGCTGGCGGCCCGGCAGCTGCGCTGCAGCGCGCGTACCCTGCGCCGCCGCCTGGCCGAGGAAGGCAGCAGCTATCGGCAACTGGTGGCGGCGCTGCGACGCGAACACGCCGAGCGGCTGCTGGACTGTCGCGAACTCAGCGTGGAGCAGATCGCAGCACAACTCGGCTACGCCGAATCCGCCAGCTTCATCCACGCCTACAAGCGCTGGCGTGGCGTGACACCGCATGCCGCGCGGAGTGCCCGCTGA
- a CDS encoding SDR family oxidoreductase — MSRAPGRIFVSGAAAGIGRAIALRFARGGWTVGAYDRDADGLRELASDTVLTGPLDVREPAQWQAALADFSARAGGGLDVLVNNAGVLISGPFEASSLADHQRVIDVNVRGVINGCHAAFEDLKRSSRPCVINLASASAIYGQPTLATYSASKFAVRGLSEALDLEWQAHGIVVRAIWPLFVRTSMIDDIHNPTILGRYGVKLSAEDVAETVWRTVQRPGGVTHRAVGLWTRLLMAATGLLPQSWTRAICARMSGVGSAR; from the coding sequence GTGAGTCGGGCGCCAGGGCGAATCTTCGTCAGCGGCGCGGCGGCCGGTATCGGCCGCGCCATCGCGCTGCGCTTCGCGCGCGGCGGCTGGACCGTCGGCGCCTATGACCGCGATGCTGACGGTCTGCGTGAACTTGCATCGGACACCGTGCTGACCGGGCCGCTGGATGTGCGTGAGCCCGCGCAATGGCAGGCGGCGCTCGCGGATTTTTCGGCGCGCGCCGGCGGCGGGCTCGACGTGCTGGTCAACAACGCCGGGGTGCTGATTTCGGGTCCGTTCGAGGCCAGCAGTCTCGCGGACCATCAGCGTGTGATCGACGTCAATGTGCGCGGTGTCATCAACGGTTGTCACGCGGCATTCGAGGACCTCAAGCGCAGCTCGCGACCCTGCGTGATCAACCTGGCCTCGGCCTCGGCGATTTACGGCCAGCCGACGCTGGCGACGTACTCGGCCAGCAAGTTCGCGGTGCGCGGTCTGAGTGAGGCGCTGGACCTGGAGTGGCAGGCGCACGGCATCGTCGTGCGCGCGATCTGGCCGCTGTTCGTGCGCACGTCGATGATCGACGACATTCACAACCCGACGATCCTCGGCCGCTACGGCGTGAAGCTCAGCGCCGAGGATGTCGCCGAGACCGTATGGCGCACCGTGCAGCGGCCCGGCGGCGTCACGCATCGCGCGGTTGGTCTCTGGACCCGTTTGCTGATGGCGGCAACCGGGCTGTTGCCGCAGTCCTGGACGCGCGCAATCTGTGCACGCATGTCGGGTGTCGGGAGTGCCCGATGA
- a CDS encoding alpha/beta hydrolase encodes MRPLLRLMLRYIARPVLGPPLPARWQRIGINLLMAGMPTARGVRREILVCGAARVERQTPQRVRDDTVILYAHGGAFLVGSPATHRGLTTRLARSAKASLYSLDYRLAPEHPYPAALQDARSAYEFLLSETTSDRRIVLAGDSAGAGLMLALAVCLREAQRPMPDALVMISPWVDYALSGRSLRERARIDPLLREAWVRQGVAAYAGDYDAAALSPLAMSLGGLPRCLIQVGSDEILLDDARRLDQRLREAGVPSTLREYPGLWHEFQLHAGLMRESNAAINEIADFLHAAPVIPDKS; translated from the coding sequence ATGAGGCCGCTGTTGCGGTTGATGTTGCGCTACATCGCGCGGCCGGTGCTCGGGCCGCCGTTGCCGGCGCGCTGGCAACGGATCGGCATCAATCTGCTGATGGCGGGCATGCCCACGGCACGCGGAGTCCGCCGCGAAATCCTGGTCTGCGGCGCGGCTCGCGTGGAGCGGCAGACGCCGCAGCGCGTCCGCGATGACACCGTGATTCTGTATGCGCACGGCGGCGCCTTCCTGGTCGGATCGCCGGCCACGCATCGTGGCCTGACGACGCGGCTCGCGCGGTCCGCGAAAGCGAGCCTGTACTCACTCGACTACCGATTGGCGCCGGAACACCCGTACCCGGCCGCGTTGCAGGATGCGCGCAGCGCCTACGAGTTCCTGCTGAGCGAGACCACTTCGGATCGGCGCATCGTGCTCGCCGGCGACAGTGCCGGCGCCGGTCTGATGCTGGCATTGGCGGTTTGCTTGCGCGAGGCGCAGCGACCGATGCCGGATGCACTGGTGATGATCAGTCCGTGGGTGGACTACGCTCTGTCCGGCCGCAGCCTGCGCGAGCGCGCGCGCATCGATCCCTTGCTGCGCGAGGCCTGGGTGCGTCAGGGCGTCGCGGCCTATGCCGGCGACTACGATGCGGCGGCGCTGTCTCCGCTGGCGATGTCGCTGGGCGGACTACCGCGTTGCCTGATCCAGGTGGGAAGCGATGAAATCCTGCTGGACGATGCCCGCCGCCTCGACCAGCGCCTGCGTGAGGCGGGTGTCCCGAGCACGCTGCGCGAGTATCCCGGCCTGTGGCATGAATTCCAGTTGCACGCCGGCTTGATGAGGGAATCGAATGCCGCGATCAACGAGATCGCGGACTTCCTGCACGCGGCTCCCGTCATTCCGGACAAGTCGTAG